The Bacillus alveayuensis sequence TTGCAGATGCGATCGGTGACAGCACGAAATTTACAAGCTATGTTGACCAAGCATTAAGCGAATACGATCTTGAAGGTTGGACGGTAGAGAACTGGGTAAATCCAGAGCGGGAAGTCGTTAAACAATGATCATGACTTAAGTTTCAAAAGATTGAGGGAGTGATATTAATGGATGATCGACTTTTTCGAACGGCAATGGGAAAGTTTGCAACAGGTGTGACGGTCATTACGACTGAAGTGGATGGTGAAGCATTTGGGATGACAGCTAACGCTTTCATGTCTGTATCACTCGATCCAAAGCTAGTCCTTATTTCAGTCGGAAAAAAAGCAAAAATGCATGAACGTTTAAAAAAATCGAAGAAGTATGCTGTTAACATTTTGACAAAGGAGCAAGAAAAGCTATCAATGCTCTTTGCTGGGCAACTAAAGGAAGAATTTGAGGTTGATTTTGGCCGTATTCAAGATTTACCGATTATTGATGGTGCTCTCGTCAATATTACATGTCATGTTGACAAAGAAGTTGAAGCTGGAGACCATACATTATTTATTGGTAAAGTTACACATATTCAAATGAAC is a genomic window containing:
- a CDS encoding flavin reductase (DIM6/NTAB) family NADH-FMN oxidoreductase RutF (product_source=COG1853; cath_funfam=2.30.110.10; cog=COG1853; pfam=PF01613; smart=SM00903; superfamily=50475), which encodes MDDRLFRTAMGKFATGVTVITTEVDGEAFGMTANAFMSVSLDPKLVLISVGKKAKMHERLKKSKKYAVNILTKEQEKLSMLFAGQLKEEFEVDFGRIQDLPIIDGALVNITCHVDKEVEAGDHTLFIGKVTHIQMNDGSPLMFFGGKYCEMKEEPSEIQSV